The DNA window AAAAACAGAAGTTCAAGAAATCAATCCATATAAAAACATAACAAATTCATATCAATACCAAAAGAGATGTTTAATTTCAAACAGAAGCTATTTAAAGAATTCCCCTCTGCATAAGTTATGGTCTCGGTCCCAATGAACATTCGCGAAGAATTAGTAAATGCCCTCACACAGCATACTTCTCTACCCAACGAAACTATTGATGCATTGCTCTCTACTCCTCCCGATACCAAACTCGGCGACTTTACTTTTCCTTGTTTTAAACTAGCCAAAAATCCTAATCAAGCAGCGCAAGAATTGCATGCAAAAATCTCAGAATCAACTCTCCCTGATTATCTTGCCAAAATCCAAGTTATGGGGGGATATCTTAACTTCTTTGTCAATACTTCTTTTCTTGCGCAACAAGTAATTACCACCATTCTTCAAAACCCACAACAATATGGAAAAGCTCACGAAAAAAAATCCATTTTGATTGAGTATTGTGGTCCTAACACCAACAAACCGCTTCACCTTGGTCATATTCGTAATATGGCATTGGGCAACGCCATGTGCCGCATGCTTACATTTCAAGGAAATACGATTCATCCTGTCAATATCATCAATGATCGCGGTGTCCATATTTGTAAATCAATGCTGGCCTATCAAAAATGGGGACACAACCAACCACCTACTAAAAAAAGTGATCATTACGTCGGTGACTTTTATGTCCTATTTGCCCAAAAACTCAAAGAAGATCCTACTCTTGAAGAACAGGCGCAACACATGCTTGTAGCTTGGGAAAATAACGATCCTGCAGTTCGCACTATCTGGAAAAAGATGAACCAATGGGTACTAGAAGGATTTGCGCAGACCTACCAGCGATTTGGCATTTCATTCGAAAAAGAATATTTTGAATCAGAAATTTATGAGAAAGGAAAAGAAATGGCATTTGCCGGATTACATCAAGGTCTCTTCATTAAAGACGACAAAAAAGCCATCGTTGCTCCTCTTGCAAAATATAATCTCACAGATAAAATCGTCTTACGTGGAGACGGAACAAGTATTTATATCACTCAGGATATGTATCTTGCCAAACAGCGCTACGAAGATTACAAATTCGATGAAATGATGTATGTTGTCGCATCCGAACAACGACTTCACTTTCAACAGCTTTTTGCTATTCTTGATTTATTAGGGCACTCTTTTGCCAAATCACTCTTTCATTTGAGTTATGGTTTAGTTAATCTTCCTACGGGAAGGATGAAATCTCGTGAAGGAACAGTTGTTGATGCTGATGATTTCATGGATGAGATGTCTAATCTAGCCTATGCTGAAGTGGAAAAACGTTATGCTACACTTAGCGCGCAAGAGAAAAGAGTGCGAGCTGAAGCTATTGGTCTAGCCGCAATTAAATTCTTCATGCTCAAAACAGATCCAGTACGCGACATCATTTTCAATCCAGAAGAATCACTTAGCTTTGATGGTGAAACAGGGCCATATCTTCAATACACTTATGCTCGAGCAAGTTCCATTATGCGTAAAGCTCCAACACCTACTGTTCACTTTGATTCAAATCAATTTCTTGAACTTTCGGAACAATCTTTAATTCGTTTGTTAAGTCAATTCCCTCTGCGTATCCATGAAGCAACCTCTGGTAAGAAACCCCACATTCTCTGTCGTTATTTGTTAGATCTCTCCCAGAAATTCAATGAATTTTATCATGCCTGCCGAGTACTTACAGACGATATTGAGTGTTCCAATGCTCGCCTTGCTTTAGTTCACGCAACACATCACGTGCTTGGACAAGGATTAAGTCTGTTAGGAATCACAGCTCTTGAAGAAATGTAGATCAGTTTAATCGAATCACCGTTTAATCAAATCCTCGTTTAATCGATCAGTTAGTTAGATTTCATAACTTTAGACTACCATTTCCTAGCTTAATAGAGAAAAACAGTGGCAAAAAAACAGAATATGACTAAACTCCCCATTAACACTAAACTCACTCCTCACACTAAACCTACTCTTAACATTAAATCTAATCTTAACGTCCTTAACATTATATATACTACGCTGCCTTCGCAAGAAAGCGCATCTTCACTCGCACAAAATCTTCTCCAGAAGAAATACATTGCCTGCGCAACCCTCTTTCCTACTACTAGCATGTATGGATGGAAAGGTCAGCTTGAAAAAGTTAATGAGTGGATTCTTCTTTGTAAAACTCTTCCTGAAAAAGTCTCTCAAGTACGTCAAGAAATAGAGAAGACTCATCCTTATGAAACACCCTGCATTCTCGTATTTAAAGATCTCGAGAGTAACTCTTCCTATTTTGTATGGGCGTGTGCATCTACTCAAACTTCTCGGGATCAAACGAAGAAATAAGATACGCGCTAAAACCCAATTCAAATACTGACGAGAAAATACTCGCTATCGTAATTCCTAACACTATTTTTGCAGTAAGCAGATTCAACACCCCTAATGTGACACCTGCAATGATAAAAAGTAGCGTAATACTAACAATATAAACCGGCAAAGTCAACAAAATGCGTGGTGCTTGCCATTTTACAAACAGCGCAAAAGTTACTAAATTAAATAGGAAAAAAATTAGGGTAGTGATTGCTACAATTACTCCAAGTAGTGTAATCTCATTTCCTGTAACCAACAAAACATCATTAACAATGCTAAGAATGGCAAAAAGCAGTACACTTAGGATGTACAACTGAAGATAACCTCTACTTAAACCCATAGTTTAGGGGATAGTCTTAATCTTTATATCTCTTTTGGAAAGTCTTTTTTGGGCTGTTTTTGAGTCTTGCCGAACCCTGTGGCAGCGTTTTAACGTGAAGGAATAACAAACAGCTCGAAATCTTTATAAATAACCCCCTTTTCAAGCTTTTCATGGCACGTTTACGCAAATTCGCAGCATATCAAAATCTTGAAAGACCTTACACTCGTATTAGTAAATACACAAAAAAGAATTATGTACGGGGCGGTTTTCCTAGCTTAAAAATTACCAAATTCGACATGGGTACTCCCCAAAAAACGTACGATACAATTGTTCGTCTCTGTGTTACACAAGATATGAACATCCGACAAAACGCCCTTGAAGCAGCTCGTCAGACTTCTAACCGGGCATTGGAAAAAACAATCGGAAAAGATTATCATCTTCGTCTTAAACTCTACCCATTCCACGTTCTTCGTGAAAACCCATTAGCATCAGGAGCAGGTGCAGACCGTATGAGTACAGGTATGCAGAAGGCGTACGGTAAACCTATTGGGGTTGCTGCGCGGGTTCGAAATGGTCAAACTGTTTTTGAACTTCGCTTACCACAAGCTCATATTGCTACTGGTCGCTTGGCTATGGAAAGGGCAGCTAAAAAACTTCCTTGCCATTGTAAAGTCGAAGTTATTGCAAAAGCAACAGCGTAAACTTCTTTTTTCTCATTTTCTTTGATATTTCTCACAATTTCTTCTGATGTTTCTTAGAGTTCATTGCTTAGAGTTCATTGTATGCTCAGAACAATTAATTCAGAATAGATCAATAATGCCTCAATATTTCTGCGTTTTCAACAAAACATACTTCTAAGCAACAAAACATACCTCCCAGAATTCTAATTATGTCTAATCTTTTTTTTGGGTATTTTCACCCATTAATTGCTCATGTTGCTGCTCTAATTCATAGATTGCTCGTCGTAATTGTGCTTCTCTTAATTGAACTGGGTCTAATGGTTCCCTCTCTTGTTGCGAGGTGATTTCAAAAAATTGAGATGCTTTCTGTCGATCAATATATTCTGTATCTTCTTCTTGAGCTTGTTTTGAAAGAATGTGCATGCGATGTCGCAACCCTTCTAATTCTTGCTCTAATTGCTCCTGCTGTGTTTGTGCTGGTGTGGTAGCAGGAATTGTAATGGGTGTGTTAAGATCAATTTGTTCAGAAAACTTTTCTCCTGTGCTTTTACGATGTAGCCATCTATCAAACATCTTCTCCATCTCCTCTCTTTTTCTCTAGTGACGTAATCTTATTCTCTTTTTAGGATTCTCTTCTATACATATCTTCGTTTCCGCTTTCGTGGATTCACTTGTTCTTCTTCATCGCCATTTTCCTCAAGTGTATCTTTTTTAAGAGATTGTTGCTCTGCATAATATTTCTCCGCAAGATTCATTATTTTTTCTTTGATTTCCTCAAGAGGTTGATGTTGGTGTTCAAATGTTGCCAATTCCTCTTGGGAAAGGAGATCTTTTTTACTTACATAGACAAAAACAGGTTTACGCATTCGCAAGCTCTTAAACAACTTCTCTTGATTTTCTCGTGGGTAGCCGCAAAACTCACTAATATCAAAAACATAAATAATCGCCTGTGCCACTTCTTCAAGAACCAGCTGAGCTTGCAGTTCAATTTTGTTCATATGCTCCTGCCGAGCTAATGTTCCTGGCACATCTAACAATTGCACTGTAATTCCATCTTTAGTATAATACCCAACATTAATTGTTTTTGTTGTAAATGCATATGCTGCAGTTTCCGCTTTAGTTCCCGTAATCGTATTAAGTAATGTGCTTTTTCCTACATTGGGAAATCCGTAAATAACAACACTAAACATTTCTTGAA is part of the Candidatus Woesearchaeota archaeon genome and encodes:
- a CDS encoding divalent-cation tolerance protein CutA; this encodes MAKKQNMTKLPINTKLTPHTKPTLNIKSNLNVLNIIYTTLPSQESASSLAQNLLQKKYIACATLFPTTSMYGWKGQLEKVNEWILLCKTLPEKVSQVRQEIEKTHPYETPCILVFKDLESNSSYFVWACASTQTSRDQTKK
- a CDS encoding 50S ribosome-binding GTPase, encoding MNFQKISEVPKVKELLHNAFRKARMRGIQKDLHGTWIDKIRIKESLKLDVIKDSILPAYERVNKDFPLEFALPEFYRKLMELTIDVEGYKKALKALADTTRILQKIHKEAIKRIHKATLREDMKAISLETYGRIASVIKRSEPPLLFLDEARRTFRSYPDIQEMFSVVIYGFPNVGKSTLLNTITGTKAETAAYAFTTKTINVGYYTKDGITVQLLDVPGTLARQEHMNKIELQAQLVLEEVAQAIIYVFDISEFCGYPRENQEKLFKSLRMRKPVFVYVSKKDLLSQEELATFEHQHQPLEEIKEKIMNLAEKYYAEQQSLKKDTLEENGDEEEQVNPRKRKRRYV
- a CDS encoding 50S ribosomal protein L16; protein product: MARLRKFAAYQNLERPYTRISKYTKKNYVRGGFPSLKITKFDMGTPQKTYDTIVRLCVTQDMNIRQNALEAARQTSNRALEKTIGKDYHLRLKLYPFHVLRENPLASGAGADRMSTGMQKAYGKPIGVAARVRNGQTVFELRLPQAHIATGRLAMERAAKKLPCHCKVEVIAKATA
- the argS gene encoding arginine--tRNA ligase, translated to MVSVPMNIREELVNALTQHTSLPNETIDALLSTPPDTKLGDFTFPCFKLAKNPNQAAQELHAKISESTLPDYLAKIQVMGGYLNFFVNTSFLAQQVITTILQNPQQYGKAHEKKSILIEYCGPNTNKPLHLGHIRNMALGNAMCRMLTFQGNTIHPVNIINDRGVHICKSMLAYQKWGHNQPPTKKSDHYVGDFYVLFAQKLKEDPTLEEQAQHMLVAWENNDPAVRTIWKKMNQWVLEGFAQTYQRFGISFEKEYFESEIYEKGKEMAFAGLHQGLFIKDDKKAIVAPLAKYNLTDKIVLRGDGTSIYITQDMYLAKQRYEDYKFDEMMYVVASEQRLHFQQLFAILDLLGHSFAKSLFHLSYGLVNLPTGRMKSREGTVVDADDFMDEMSNLAYAEVEKRYATLSAQEKRVRAEAIGLAAIKFFMLKTDPVRDIIFNPEESLSFDGETGPYLQYTYARASSIMRKAPTPTVHFDSNQFLELSEQSLIRLLSQFPLRIHEATSGKKPHILCRYLLDLSQKFNEFYHACRVLTDDIECSNARLALVHATHHVLGQGLSLLGITALEEM